In one Alphaproteobacteria bacterium genomic region, the following are encoded:
- a CDS encoding carboxylate-amine ligase: protein MTEQGVTLGIEEEYLLVDRESRDLLSDPPPALFKACEQRLASQVTPEFLRAQIEVGTPVCRSLTEARQQLTHLRRSVCEVAEEHGAAIIAASTHPFAHWTRQRHTDKERYNTLARDIGAPARRLLICGMHVHVGIADDDLRIELANQVGYFLPHLLALSTSSPFWEGIDTGLMSYRLSVFDELPRTGLPERFESYGEYQRHVQMLVNAGIIEDATKIWWDVRPSARFPTLEMRISDMCTRLDDAMCVAALYVCVIAMLIRLRRANQRWRAYANMLVAENRWRAQRYGVDEGLIDFGRGRIVPYPELLGEIVDLIRPEAERLGCLSDVEHARTIVARGTSAHNQRRIHQQALAAGASEAEALAAVVDWLVSETRPKG, encoded by the coding sequence ATGACCGAGCAGGGCGTCACGCTGGGCATCGAGGAGGAATATCTCCTCGTCGACCGCGAAAGCCGCGACCTGCTGTCCGACCCGCCGCCGGCGCTGTTCAAGGCCTGCGAGCAGCGCCTCGCCAGCCAGGTGACCCCGGAGTTCCTGCGCGCACAGATCGAGGTCGGCACGCCGGTCTGCCGCTCGCTGACCGAGGCGCGCCAGCAGCTGACCCATCTGCGGCGCAGCGTGTGCGAGGTGGCGGAGGAGCACGGCGCCGCGATCATCGCCGCGTCGACCCATCCCTTCGCCCATTGGACGCGGCAGCGCCACACCGACAAGGAACGCTACAACACCCTGGCGCGCGATATCGGCGCGCCGGCGCGCCGGCTGCTGATCTGCGGCATGCACGTCCATGTCGGTATCGCGGACGACGACCTCAGGATCGAGCTCGCCAACCAGGTCGGCTATTTCCTGCCGCACCTGCTGGCCCTGTCGACCTCGTCGCCGTTCTGGGAGGGCATCGACACCGGCCTGATGTCCTACCGGCTGAGCGTGTTCGACGAGCTGCCGCGCACCGGCCTGCCGGAGCGCTTCGAATCCTACGGCGAATACCAGCGCCACGTGCAGATGCTGGTCAACGCCGGCATCATCGAGGATGCGACCAAGATCTGGTGGGACGTACGCCCCAGCGCCCGGTTCCCGACGCTGGAGATGCGCATCTCCGACATGTGTACGCGCCTGGACGACGCCATGTGCGTCGCGGCGCTGTACGTCTGCGTGATCGCGATGCTGATCCGGCTGCGCCGCGCCAACCAGCGCTGGCGGGCCTATGCGAACATGCTGGTCGCGGAAAACCGCTGGCGGGCCCAGCGCTATGGCGTCGACGAGGGCCTGATCGACTTCGGTCGCGGCCGGATCGTGCCCTACCCCGAGCTGCTGGGCGAGATCGTCGACCTGATCCGGCCGGAGGCCGAGCGGCTCGGCTGCCTGAGCGACGTGGAGCACGCCCGCACGATCGTGGCGCGCGGCACCAGCGCCCACAATCAGCGCCGCATCCACCAGCAGGCGCTGGCGGCGGGCGCGTCCGAGGCGGAAGCGCTAGCGGCGGTGGTCGACTGGCTGGTGTCCGAAACCCGGCCGAAGGGCTGA
- a CDS encoding DUF2312 domain-containing protein, protein MTDVGGIAAEQLRSYIERIERLEEERTGLGADIREVYAEAKGNGFDPKIMRQIVRLRKMDPADRQEMEALLDVYRQALAV, encoded by the coding sequence ATGACGGACGTCGGCGGGATCGCGGCCGAACAGCTGCGCAGCTATATCGAGCGGATCGAGCGGCTGGAGGAGGAGCGGACCGGCCTCGGCGCCGACATCCGCGAGGTCTATGCCGAGGCCAAGGGCAATGGCTTCGACCCGAAGATCATGCGCCAGATCGTCCGCCTGCGGAAGATGGACCCGGCCGACAGGCAGGAGATGGAAGCGCTCCTCGACGTCTACCGGCAGGCGCTGGCGGTCTGA
- the hyi gene encoding hydroxypyruvate isomerase, giving the protein MPRLAANLSMLFNEVEFLDRFAAAAKAGFKGVEFLFPYAWPAEQIAERLAANNLTQALFNMPPGDWDAGERGYGCLPDKRGAFQDGVGQAIAYAKVLGCRTVHAMAGIAPAGADRRVLTETYVENISFAAAECAKEGITVVIEAINGRDIPGFFLNTSAQAIDILERVGATNARFQYDIYHMQIMEGDLAPTIERILPMIGHMQLADTPGRHEPGTGEINYGYLLPQIDRLGYSGWIGCEYRPAGDTAAGLGWARPYL; this is encoded by the coding sequence ATGCCGCGCCTTGCCGCCAACCTGTCGATGCTGTTCAACGAGGTGGAGTTCCTCGACCGCTTCGCCGCCGCGGCCAAGGCAGGGTTCAAGGGCGTCGAGTTCCTGTTCCCTTACGCCTGGCCGGCCGAACAGATCGCCGAGCGGCTGGCGGCGAACAACCTGACCCAGGCCCTGTTCAACATGCCGCCCGGCGACTGGGACGCCGGCGAGCGCGGTTACGGCTGCCTGCCCGACAAGCGCGGCGCGTTCCAGGACGGGGTCGGCCAGGCCATCGCCTATGCCAAGGTCCTGGGCTGCAGGACGGTGCACGCGATGGCCGGCATCGCGCCGGCCGGCGCCGACCGGCGGGTGCTGACCGAGACCTATGTGGAGAACATCAGCTTCGCCGCGGCCGAATGCGCCAAGGAAGGCATCACGGTGGTGATCGAGGCGATCAACGGCCGCGACATCCCGGGCTTCTTCCTCAACACCTCGGCCCAGGCCATCGACATACTGGAGCGGGTCGGCGCGACCAACGCCAGGTTCCAGTACGACATCTATCACATGCAGATCATGGAGGGCGACCTGGCACCGACCATCGAGCGCATCCTGCCGATGATCGGCCACATGCAGCTGGCCGATACTCCAGGCCGGCACGAGCCCGGCACCGGCGAGATCAACTACGGCTATCTGCTGCCGCAGATCGACCGGCTCGGCTATTCCGGCTGGATCGGCTGCGAGTACCGCCCGGCGGGCGACACGGCGGCCGGGCTGGGCTGGGCCCGGCCCTATCTCTGA
- a CDS encoding N-formylglutamate amidohydrolase, with product MDHGHPAPACGNPAPTGAPPSLLGPDDPPPLSWLNRDSRRALLIVCDHASNAMPRALGDLGLSAAQRVDHIAWDPGAGAVTRLLSDALKAPAVLAGYSRLVIDCNRAPDDPTAIPQISDGVIVPGNRGLGDGDRTAREAACHRPYHRAIEDWLERALADHETVAMFAVHSFTPSLRDGITRPWDAGVLWTDDARIPVPLMQALRDEPGILVGDNEPYTAHDRFGFTIDVHAEPRGLPNALIEIRQDRLADAAGVQAWAARLARALDPILHRLGI from the coding sequence ATGGACCACGGCCATCCAGCCCCTGCATGCGGCAACCCGGCGCCGACCGGCGCGCCGCCGAGCCTGCTCGGCCCCGACGACCCGCCGCCGCTGAGTTGGCTGAACCGGGATTCGCGGCGGGCGCTGCTGATCGTCTGCGACCATGCCAGCAATGCGATGCCGCGCGCGCTCGGCGATCTCGGCCTCAGTGCGGCGCAGCGCGTCGACCATATCGCCTGGGACCCCGGCGCCGGCGCGGTGACGCGGCTGCTGTCGGACGCCCTGAAGGCGCCGGCCGTGCTTGCCGGTTATTCCCGGCTGGTGATCGACTGCAACCGCGCGCCCGACGACCCGACGGCGATCCCGCAGATCAGCGACGGCGTGATCGTGCCCGGCAACCGCGGGCTCGGCGACGGCGACCGCACGGCGCGCGAGGCGGCCTGCCACCGGCCCTATCACCGGGCGATCGAGGACTGGCTCGAACGGGCGCTGGCCGACCACGAGACCGTCGCCATGTTCGCGGTGCACAGCTTCACGCCGTCGCTGCGCGACGGCATCACGCGGCCATGGGACGCCGGCGTGCTGTGGACCGACGACGCCCGCATCCCGGTACCGCTGATGCAGGCGTTGCGCGACGAGCCCGGCATCCTGGTCGGCGACAACGAGCCCTACACCGCCCACGACCGCTTCGGCTTCACCATCGACGTCCATGCCGAGCCGCGCGGCCTGCCCAACGCGCTGATCGAGATCCGCCAGGACCGTCTTGCCGATGCGGCCGGCGTCCAGGCCTGGGCCGCGCGCCTGGCGCGCGCGCTCGACCCGATCCTGCACCGGCTGGGGATCTGA
- a CDS encoding DUF1244 domain-containing protein, with the protein MDAAARTELEAAAFRRLVQHLRDNPEVQNIDLMNLAGFCRNCLSKWYKAAAEEQGLALDYEAARQIVYGMPYAEWKAKHQTEATPEQKAAFDVAITKAH; encoded by the coding sequence ATCGACGCCGCCGCCCGCACCGAACTGGAGGCGGCCGCCTTCCGTCGCCTGGTCCAGCACCTGCGCGACAATCCCGAGGTTCAGAACATCGACCTGATGAACCTGGCCGGGTTCTGTCGGAACTGCCTGTCGAAATGGTACAAGGCCGCCGCCGAGGAACAGGGGCTGGCGCTCGATTACGAGGCCGCACGCCAGATCGTCTACGGCATGCCCTATGCCGAGTGGAAGGCAAAGCACCAGACCGAGGCGACGCCGGAACAGAAGGCGGCGTTCGACGTGGCGATCACCAAGGCGCACTGA